CCGCCGGGCCTGATCTCTTCGCCCGCCAGGGTTTGGCTGATTACCGGGCTGCTGATCGGCTCCACCGCCACCGACACCAGCGGCTTACCGAGGGTGGTTTTGATGTAGCGACTGACCCCCGTAATTGTGCCGCCGGTGCCGACCCCAGCCACCAACACATCCACCAAGCCATCGGTGTCATTCCAGATCTCGGGGCCCGTGGTGTCGTGGTGGATCTGGGGATTTGCCGGGTTGGCAAACTGCTGCAGAAGCACATAGCGATCAGGATCGGAGCTGGCCAATTCCTGGGCCGCCTGGATCGCACCCGACATACCGAATTTGCCCTCGGTGAGCACCAGGTGGGCGCCATAGGCGGTGAGCAACTTGCGGCGCTCCAGGCTCATCGTTTCCGGCATGGTGAGCGTGAGCTTGATGCCGCGGGAAGCCGCCACAAAGGCCAATGCAATGCCGGTGTTGCCGCTGGTGGGCTCCACCAATTCCTTACCAGGACCCAGCAGGCCATCTTTTTCCGCCTGCCAAATCATGGCCGAACCAATGCGGCACTTCACCGAAAAGGCAGGATTTCGCCCCTCAATCTTGGCCAGCACCCTGGCCTTACAACCGGCGCTAACCCGGTTCAGCTGCACCAGGGGAGTTTTACCAATGGTGAAGCTGTTATCGGCGTAAATGCTGGTCATCCTTGGGGGAGGGGAGCACTCTGAATTGGATCCAGCCTAGGAATAGACAAGCCATAGGGCTCATCATTGGCGGGCTCGGTGATGCCCAGCTCCCGCCGCCAATCGGCCAGGGGCCGATCCCAGCCCTCCTCCCAGCGCACGGCCGCCAGACAGCTGGCGCTCCGGGCCATGGCCGTGCCATGGGCCTGGGCCGCACTTAGCTGGCTAAAGCGCTCGGTTTGGAAGCGGAAAGTGGCCAGTTGGCCGGCACTGGTCAGCAGCACATAGGCAGGGAAACCGATCTGGGCGGCGGTAATAGACAGCACACCTATTTCGCCCTCCTGGGAGGTGCCAAACCCACTCACCACATGGTGAATGTCGTGGGTGGTGGCCACCCTCTGGGTGAGCCAGCGGCCCTCGGTGTCGACCGGGCGAGGCCGGAAAAATTCTGGGTTGTAATTGAGGCTGCGAATCAGGGCCGCATAGCTATGGCCCAGGCTGCCCTCGGGCAACTGGATCAGGCTTTCAATGTTTGGCTGGAGGGGGGGATAGCGCCCATCCAGGAGCTCCGCGCCACCTGGCACCTGGCGAAAGCGGCGTAGGCAATCGACCATCTGGGGGGTGTCTATCCAATGGTCGACGAGGTCGGCAATGCAGGACAAATCTCCCTGGCTGCGGCCAACGGCGGCCAGCAGCTTGAGGTTGTTGGCTGCCCGCAGCAACTCAGCAAAACGAGCCACGCCTAGCCCTACAAAACGATTGGCTAAGTCTGGCCTAGGGGCAGGGTCAACTCGAGCACCGCTCCACCTTTGGGGTGGTTGAAGGCCTGGATGCGGCCGCCATGGGTGGCGGCAATTTGCTGCACGATCGGCAACCCCAGGCCACTGCCTGTCCGGGGGCTGCGCACCCTGGAGGGATCACCCCGATAAAAGCGCTCAAACATGTGATCGAGATCTTCCTCGCTCAAACCTGGTCCCTGGTCGCTCACCCGCAGCTGGAGCCAGCCACTGCGCTCCTCGATCGCCACAGTGATGGCGCCGCCATCGGGGCTGTAGCGCAGGGCGTTATCAAGCAAATTCAACACCGCCCGGTGCAGCCTGGAGCGATCGGCCTGCAGGGCAAGGGAAGGGGCAGGTTCGAGCTCCAGGGCCACCCCACGCTGATCGGCCAGGGGCCTTAAGCCCTGCCAGACCTGCTCCACCAGCTCGGGCAAAACCACCTCACCGCTGCGGGCCGTGGCCCCAGGCGTGATGTTCTCCAACCGGGAGAGCTCGAGCAGATCGCCCACCAATTCCTGCAGCCGCAGCAATTCCCGCTGCAGACGCTCCACCATGCGGGCGTTTTGGCTATTTACCTGGCCCGCCAGGCTGTCGCCCACCAACAGCAAAGCGGTAAGTGGGGTTTTCAGCTCATGGGCCACGTCACTAACCCAGCGCTCCTGCTGCTCAAGCTGGGCCTCGAGGGATCGGCGGGTTTGTAATTGCACCCCCAGCCAGCCCTTGCTGCCAGGCACCACCAACACCTCCACCTCCTCCTCGCCGAGGCGCAAGTCGAGGCGCTGGGTCCGGTCCTGGCAGCTGGCCACCGCAATGGCGCTATTGAGGGCCTGGT
This genomic interval from Cyanobium sp. WAJ14-Wanaka contains the following:
- the cysK gene encoding cysteine synthase A — its product is MTSIYADNSFTIGKTPLVQLNRVSAGCKARVLAKIEGRNPAFSVKCRIGSAMIWQAEKDGLLGPGKELVEPTSGNTGIALAFVAASRGIKLTLTMPETMSLERRKLLTAYGAHLVLTEGKFGMSGAIQAAQELASSDPDRYVLLQQFANPANPQIHHDTTGPEIWNDTDGLVDVLVAGVGTGGTITGVSRYIKTTLGKPLVSVAVEPISSPVISQTLAGEEIRPGGHKIQGIGAGFVPANLDLAMVDEVETVGDEEAVAMARRLMREEGILAGISCGAATVAALRLAQQERFAGQTIVVVLPDSGERYLSSVLFEGMFNDRGLALA
- a CDS encoding Coq4 family protein, translated to MARFAELLRAANNLKLLAAVGRSQGDLSCIADLVDHWIDTPQMVDCLRRFRQVPGGAELLDGRYPPLQPNIESLIQLPEGSLGHSYAALIRSLNYNPEFFRPRPVDTEGRWLTQRVATTHDIHHVVSGFGTSQEGEIGVLSITAAQIGFPAYVLLTSAGQLATFRFQTERFSQLSAAQAHGTAMARSASCLAAVRWEEGWDRPLADWRRELGITEPANDEPYGLSIPRLDPIQSAPLPQG
- a CDS encoding cell wall metabolism sensor histidine kinase WalK yields the protein MASAWLALGLLIGLCTGLGISWLGQRRLARPQGSSRLLPSVRQLLQWINASPSGWILLDRGGLIRHISPRAERLLQVNAGRSLNGRSFREVYVDQALNSAIAVASCQDRTQRLDLRLGEEEVEVLVVPGSKGWLGVQLQTRRSLEAQLEQQERWVSDVAHELKTPLTALLLVGDSLAGQVNSQNARMVERLQRELLRLQELVGDLLELSRLENITPGATARSGEVVLPELVEQVWQGLRPLADQRGVALELEPAPSLALQADRSRLHRAVLNLLDNALRYSPDGGAITVAIEERSGWLQLRVSDQGPGLSEEDLDHMFERFYRGDPSRVRSPRTGSGLGLPIVQQIAATHGGRIQAFNHPKGGAVLELTLPLGQT